The proteins below are encoded in one region of Geobacter sp.:
- a CDS encoding glycosyltransferase, which produces MKRDPGSRIAQRASRPKVAVIAPCPFYIDRGTPLRIKRLASAMSEAFDVHVISFHQGEDGPFPFTVHRTLPLPLTIKRTGANLAKLLYDLLLVGTVVRVVRRERIGLIDGHLHEGALIGLVARLFTGARVIYNAHGTFVPELIATGALSRDSILVKPLMRFERWIERRVDRIVAQSALRRDEFIAAGHGADKVVVVEDVPELDAFLVADDRVDRDLEQRLRPAGEKLLIYSGGMEEYQGVDFLLQAFAGLCRRRSDVKLVLFGRPLPPYRTMAEAMGIADRIVFVDDEPFDRLPQYLKICDIGFALRLYGENVPGKLPVYLASGIAVIGTDIKGISTVVTHGESGLLVPPGDVVALVETIEYLLDSPGECDRMGNAGLEAARRRYDPVAAYGALAKAYEELLAG; this is translated from the coding sequence GTGAAAAGAGATCCGGGATCACGCATCGCACAGAGGGCATCCAGGCCCAAGGTGGCGGTCATTGCGCCGTGCCCGTTCTATATCGACCGGGGGACCCCCCTGCGGATCAAACGCCTGGCCAGTGCCATGTCCGAAGCATTCGACGTCCACGTCATCTCGTTTCATCAGGGAGAAGACGGGCCGTTTCCCTTCACCGTCCACCGCACCCTGCCGCTGCCGTTGACCATCAAGCGCACCGGCGCCAACCTGGCCAAGCTCCTGTATGATCTGCTCCTGGTGGGAACGGTTGTGCGGGTTGTGCGGCGCGAACGGATCGGGCTCATCGACGGCCACCTTCACGAGGGTGCCCTGATCGGGCTCGTGGCGCGGCTCTTTACCGGTGCTCGGGTCATCTACAACGCCCATGGCACCTTTGTCCCCGAGCTGATCGCCACTGGTGCACTTTCCCGCGATTCCATCCTGGTAAAGCCGCTCATGCGGTTTGAGCGCTGGATCGAGCGGAGGGTCGACAGAATAGTGGCCCAGTCCGCGTTGCGGCGGGACGAATTCATTGCCGCCGGCCATGGGGCCGACAAGGTTGTGGTGGTCGAAGATGTTCCGGAACTGGATGCGTTCCTGGTTGCCGACGACCGGGTGGACCGTGACCTGGAGCAGCGGTTGCGGCCTGCGGGCGAGAAGCTCCTGATCTATTCCGGCGGCATGGAGGAGTACCAGGGGGTCGATTTCCTGCTGCAGGCCTTTGCCGGACTGTGCCGAAGGCGCAGCGATGTGAAACTGGTCCTGTTCGGCCGCCCCCTCCCTCCCTATCGCACCATGGCCGAGGCGATGGGGATTGCCGACCGGATCGTCTTTGTCGACGACGAACCGTTCGACCGTCTGCCCCAGTACCTGAAGATCTGCGATATCGGCTTTGCCCTGCGGCTGTATGGCGAGAACGTGCCGGGCAAGCTTCCGGTCTACCTTGCCAGTGGCATCGCCGTGATCGGCACCGACATCAAGGGAATCAGCACGGTGGTAACCCACGGCGAATCGGGTCTGCTGGTGCCGCCGGGGGACGTGGTGGCGCTGGTGGAGACGATCGAATACCTGCTGGACAGCCCCGGGGAATGCGACCGGATGGGGAATGCCGGCCTTGAGGCAGCGCGGCGGCGCTATGACCCCGTGGCAGCCTACGGTGCGCTGGCAAAGGCTTACGAGGAGCTGCTTGCCGGGTGA
- a CDS encoding NAD-dependent epimerase/dehydratase family protein: protein MPNQLNATLHHQPLHENLEQRSVLITGGAGFIGSHTCDALLARGYRVRVLDCLDPQIHGPARQRPAYLDRRVELQVGDVRCREDLELAVADMDAICHFAAQTGVGQSMYEIQSYCDVNIGGTAMLLDVLANSPHRVKRLVLSSSRAVYGEGAYRCADCGTVYPPLRNREALARNEWGISCPCCGKPLQPLPTAEDKPLAPISIYAETKRVQEDLLRLFAATYEIPSVILRYFNVYGTRQSLGNPYTGIGAIFTTRLLAGQPIAIYEDGEQGRDFVHVSDVVQANLLALEHPGAGGGTFNVGSGERLTVLDLARHVCRAVGRDEEFIYSGQFRVGDIRDCYADLTRSRDELGFAPEVPFSRGVEELVAWAAGESREDRLAEAEAALRERGLMAGM from the coding sequence ATGCCGAATCAGCTCAACGCAACTCTCCACCACCAGCCACTTCATGAGAACCTTGAACAGCGCAGTGTCCTTATTACCGGGGGGGCTGGCTTTATCGGCTCGCATACCTGCGATGCCCTCCTTGCCAGAGGGTACCGGGTCCGGGTGCTGGACTGCCTCGATCCGCAGATCCATGGTCCTGCCCGTCAGCGCCCCGCCTATCTTGACAGGAGGGTGGAACTGCAGGTGGGCGATGTGCGCTGCCGCGAGGATCTGGAGCTGGCCGTTGCCGACATGGACGCCATCTGCCACTTCGCTGCCCAGACCGGTGTCGGCCAGTCCATGTACGAGATCCAGAGCTATTGCGATGTGAATATCGGCGGCACGGCCATGCTGCTCGATGTCCTGGCCAACAGCCCGCATCGGGTCAAACGGCTCGTGCTCTCCTCCTCGCGCGCGGTCTACGGCGAAGGGGCCTATCGTTGTGCCGACTGCGGCACGGTCTATCCGCCGCTGCGGAACCGGGAGGCGCTGGCTCGAAACGAATGGGGCATCTCCTGCCCCTGTTGCGGCAAGCCGTTGCAGCCGCTGCCCACTGCCGAGGACAAGCCTCTGGCCCCGATCTCAATCTATGCGGAGACCAAGCGGGTCCAGGAAGATCTGCTCCGCCTCTTTGCGGCAACCTATGAGATCCCGTCCGTCATCCTGCGCTATTTCAACGTCTATGGCACCAGGCAGTCGCTGGGCAACCCCTATACCGGCATCGGGGCCATCTTTACGACGCGGCTCCTGGCCGGACAGCCGATCGCCATCTACGAGGATGGCGAGCAGGGGCGCGACTTCGTCCATGTCAGCGATGTCGTGCAGGCCAACCTGCTTGCACTGGAACACCCCGGAGCCGGTGGCGGGACCTTCAACGTCGGCTCCGGCGAGCGCCTGACGGTGCTCGACCTGGCCAGGCATGTCTGCCGGGCAGTGGGCAGGGACGAGGAGTTCATCTATTCCGGGCAGTTCCGGGTGGGGGATATCCGCGACTGCTATGCCGACCTGACCCGGAGCAGGGACGAGCTCGGATTTGCCCCGGAGGTGCCGTTCAGCCGGGGAGTGGAAGAACTGGTTGCCTGGGCTGCCGGTGAATCGCGGGAGGACCGGCTTGCCGAAGCAGAAGCGGCATTGCGCGAGCGCGGGCTGATGGCGGGTATGTAG
- a CDS encoding beta-propeller fold lactonase family protein → MYFRVIFGVLCMLMSAGIVQAAPFAYIANNTDATVSVLDTASNTVSATIAVGQQPYGVAVNAMGSRVYVSNQADKTISVIDTMDNSVSTIALANTPGGLAVNAAGTRLFVADNDGATLSVYNTATQSKLATVSLGYNLPDGVAVGPATGGVYSVYVSCNGSNKVVVVDANDGTSSYAKSATEYTVGSTASPGPKGLGVTPNGAKVYVANWTESSISVINTTTSGVSTIASGSGVAALSLPFGVAVSPDGLKAYVSNSGALDKVSVIDTASDTVTAAISVGQAPMGIAISPNGAKLVAANSLSGTASVINPATNTVSATPAVGQYPNSLGNFAGPVFFDITATPGSGGTINPVELVTRNPSTGVIKAAGGLDLNVAITPDHNYATTSVTVDSGNVGTPATYLFPAVAAAHTVSATFSRTAWDLALTKIGNGTGRVVSNVGGLDCGTACTGQTVSIPVNTTSVVLTPTDDSGMYFIGWSGACTTQRSGAVTPPPCTIDLMDADKTATARFVLLPGGPVRVGTAYYQTLQEAYDAAATGAQIDVQTAQSFALAANQAKTVTLVGGWATDWASVPAGNYATITGSLTISSGAVIIGSSSGGAIVIN, encoded by the coding sequence ATGTATTTCAGGGTAATATTCGGTGTCTTGTGCATGCTCATGTCTGCGGGGATCGTTCAGGCTGCACCTTTCGCGTACATAGCAAACAATACCGATGCCACAGTATCGGTTCTCGATACTGCCTCCAATACTGTCTCCGCGACCATTGCCGTCGGGCAACAGCCCTACGGCGTGGCGGTCAACGCCATGGGGAGCCGGGTCTACGTATCAAATCAGGCCGACAAGACGATTTCGGTCATCGATACCATGGACAATTCGGTCAGCACCATCGCTCTTGCGAATACCCCTGGTGGTTTGGCGGTCAATGCCGCGGGAACGCGACTTTTCGTGGCTGACAATGACGGCGCCACGCTATCGGTCTACAACACTGCGACACAGAGCAAGCTCGCAACCGTCTCCCTCGGCTACAACCTGCCGGACGGTGTGGCTGTCGGCCCGGCAACAGGCGGCGTTTACTCTGTCTACGTCTCCTGTAACGGCAGCAACAAGGTGGTAGTTGTCGATGCCAATGACGGCACCTCCAGCTATGCCAAGTCTGCCACCGAATACACCGTCGGTTCCACTGCCAGTCCCGGCCCGAAGGGGCTCGGCGTAACGCCGAATGGTGCCAAGGTCTATGTTGCCAACTGGACCGAAAGCTCGATTTCGGTCATCAACACCACTACTTCGGGAGTCTCGACGATCGCCTCGGGTTCCGGGGTTGCTGCACTCTCGCTCCCCTTCGGCGTTGCCGTCAGTCCTGATGGACTCAAGGCGTATGTGAGCAATTCTGGTGCACTTGATAAAGTTTCAGTCATCGATACTGCCAGCGACACTGTCACCGCTGCCATCTCGGTAGGGCAAGCTCCGATGGGGATAGCCATCAGCCCTAACGGAGCCAAGCTCGTTGCTGCCAATTCCCTTTCAGGGACTGCTTCGGTGATCAACCCCGCAACCAACACGGTTTCCGCAACCCCTGCGGTGGGACAGTATCCCAACTCACTCGGCAACTTTGCCGGACCGGTGTTCTTCGACATAACCGCCACACCCGGCAGTGGTGGCACTATCAATCCAGTTGAACTCGTGACACGGAATCCTTCCACTGGCGTCATCAAGGCTGCCGGCGGTTTGGACCTGAACGTTGCGATCACTCCCGACCACAACTATGCCACGACCAGCGTCACGGTCGACAGCGGAAATGTCGGCACGCCGGCAACCTACCTCTTCCCGGCTGTAGCTGCAGCACACACCGTCTCTGCCACCTTCAGCAGGACCGCGTGGGACCTGGCCCTCACCAAGATCGGCAATGGAACCGGCAGGGTCGTCAGCAACGTGGGTGGGCTGGATTGCGGCACCGCCTGCACCGGCCAGACGGTTTCCATCCCCGTAAACACGACCAGTGTCGTACTGACCCCCACGGACGATTCGGGGATGTATTTCATCGGCTGGAGCGGCGCCTGCACCACGCAACGAAGCGGTGCGGTCACACCTCCTCCCTGCACCATCGATCTCATGGATGCGGACAAGACTGCGACAGCCCGCTTTGTTCTGCTGCCCGGCGGTCCGGTACGTGTGGGAACAGCCTACTATCAGACTCTGCAGGAAGCGTACGATGCCGCCGCAACCGGTGCCCAGATCGATGTCCAGACCGCCCAGAGCTTCGCCCTTGCTGCCAACCAGGCAAAAACGGTTACCCTGGTCGGTGGTTGGGCTACTGACTGGGCGTCGGTCCCCGCAGGGAACTATGCCACCATCACCGGCAGCTTGACGATTTCCTCGGGCGCGGTTATCATTGGCTCCAGCAGCGGCGGGGCGATCGTCATCAATTAA
- a CDS encoding ABC transporter permease — MNYFRVFSAFIAELVTRRQLILEMTRRDFKSKYLGSYLGMLWAFVHPTVYITILWFVFSFVFKSKPVQDVPYVLWLASGIIPWFFFNDALSSATGAILDNSFIVKKVAFSIGILPLVRLFSTLIIHLFFLAMIFVMFVINGSPISIHSIQVVYFLAASLILLTGLSWLTSSVIIFFRDMGQLVAMGLQFLFWGTPIFWPINLVPAKYLPFVKLNPVEYIVEGYRDSLIHKVWFWEHPWQTLYFWGVTGLLFVLGAVVFRRLRPHFADVL, encoded by the coding sequence ATGAATTACTTCCGCGTATTCTCGGCGTTCATCGCCGAACTGGTCACCCGCCGCCAACTCATTCTGGAGATGACGCGGCGCGACTTCAAGAGCAAGTATCTGGGCTCCTATCTCGGCATGCTCTGGGCGTTCGTGCATCCGACCGTCTACATCACCATCCTCTGGTTCGTCTTCTCCTTTGTCTTCAAGAGCAAGCCGGTTCAGGACGTCCCCTACGTGCTCTGGCTGGCGTCCGGGATCATCCCCTGGTTCTTCTTCAACGACGCCCTTTCCAGCGCCACGGGCGCGATCCTGGATAACTCCTTCATCGTCAAGAAGGTGGCCTTCAGTATCGGGATTTTGCCGCTGGTGAGGCTCTTTTCGACGTTGATCATCCATCTCTTCTTTCTGGCCATGATCTTCGTCATGTTTGTCATCAACGGATCCCCGATTTCCATTCATAGTATCCAGGTGGTCTACTTCCTTGCCGCATCCCTCATTCTCCTTACCGGCCTCTCCTGGCTCACCTCGTCGGTGATCATCTTTTTCCGCGACATGGGGCAACTGGTGGCCATGGGTCTGCAGTTTCTCTTCTGGGGCACCCCCATCTTCTGGCCGATCAACCTGGTACCGGCAAAGTATCTTCCTTTCGTCAAGCTCAATCCCGTGGAGTACATTGTCGAAGGCTACCGCGACAGCCTGATCCACAAGGTCTGGTTCTGGGAGCACCCCTGGCAGACCCTCTATTTCTGGGGGGTCACCGGGTTGCTGTTCGTGCTGGGGGCGGTGGTTTTTCGCCGACTGCGTCCGCACTTCGCGGATGTGTTGTAG
- a CDS encoding GxxExxY protein: protein MATDNSKPNSLIADEITSRIIGAIYEVHSILWPGFLETVYQKALVKELRLRGVVLEEQKELRVLYKGEDVGLYFPDILVEGEVIVELKAVDVLKPVHQAQLLNYLKATGIRVGLLVNFGTSRAEFKRLVL from the coding sequence ATGGCCACGGATAACAGCAAACCAAATTCTCTAATTGCAGATGAAATCACCTCAAGAATAATTGGGGCGATCTACGAGGTTCATTCCATATTGTGGCCGGGCTTCCTTGAAACCGTTTATCAAAAGGCGTTGGTCAAGGAACTGCGTCTGCGGGGTGTGGTGCTTGAAGAGCAGAAAGAGCTTCGTGTGCTGTATAAAGGTGAAGATGTCGGTTTGTATTTCCCGGACATTCTTGTTGAGGGTGAAGTAATTGTCGAATTGAAAGCTGTGGATGTTTTAAAGCCTGTACATCAGGCGCAATTGTTAAACTACTTGAAGGCTACCGGAATACGAGTTGGCCTTCTTGTTAACTTTGGCACTTCCCGTGCCGAATTTAAAAGATTAGTTTTATGA
- a CDS encoding NAD(P)-binding protein, whose translation MQSYRYVILGAGPSGLSFAHTLLRHGETSFVVLEKEATPGGLCRSCVVDGAPLDIGGGHFLDTKRCDVLDFVYSFMPKTEWCEYERISRIIINGHSVDYPLEANIWQFPHEIQLDYLESISKAGSVCGQQMPLGFRDWVYWKLGSRIAEDYMLPYNQKLWSIDLSKLGTYWLYKLPEVSFRDTLRSCLEKKSTGKIPAHSRFLYPSSFGYGEIWSRMGKALGNHLLTSSPITSIDVNNLIINDHFKADMIINTVPWTSICKISDLPSTIVSAIRELEYTSITIDYYPDNLNTDAHWIYNPDMSKSFHRILCRNNFLHGSMGHWTETNSARSIQSVNWQYINEYAYPVNLINKPRVINEILSWGRSVNIVGLGRWGTWEHMNSDVAVANAIEVARSLVAGM comes from the coding sequence ATGCAATCATACCGCTATGTTATATTGGGCGCAGGGCCCTCTGGGCTCAGTTTTGCGCATACACTCCTGAGGCATGGGGAAACTTCATTTGTTGTCCTTGAGAAGGAGGCTACGCCAGGTGGGCTCTGTCGCAGTTGTGTAGTGGATGGTGCTCCTTTAGACATTGGAGGGGGCCATTTCCTTGATACAAAGCGTTGCGATGTTTTGGACTTTGTTTATTCATTTATGCCTAAAACAGAATGGTGTGAATATGAGCGGATATCTCGAATAATAATTAATGGTCATAGTGTAGATTATCCTTTAGAAGCAAATATCTGGCAGTTTCCTCATGAAATTCAATTAGATTACCTTGAATCTATTTCTAAGGCTGGGTCTGTATGTGGTCAACAAATGCCGTTAGGTTTTAGGGATTGGGTGTATTGGAAGCTTGGGAGCAGGATTGCCGAAGATTACATGCTTCCATATAACCAAAAACTTTGGTCTATCGATCTTTCAAAGTTGGGGACATATTGGTTATATAAATTACCTGAAGTGTCTTTTCGAGATACGTTACGCAGTTGTTTAGAAAAAAAATCAACGGGGAAAATACCCGCTCACAGTCGATTTCTGTATCCATCTAGTTTTGGTTATGGAGAGATTTGGAGCAGGATGGGAAAAGCACTTGGTAATCATTTGCTTACCTCAAGCCCTATAACTAGTATTGACGTAAATAACCTTATAATTAATGATCACTTCAAAGCTGACATGATAATTAATACTGTGCCATGGACTTCGATTTGCAAAATATCAGACTTACCTTCAACTATTGTTAGTGCAATAAGGGAGTTGGAGTATACCTCAATAACGATTGATTATTATCCAGATAATTTAAACACGGATGCTCACTGGATATACAATCCTGATATGAGTAAATCTTTTCATCGTATTCTGTGTCGGAATAATTTTTTGCATGGGAGTATGGGGCATTGGACTGAAACTAATTCGGCTCGTTCAATCCAATCTGTCAATTGGCAATATATAAATGAATATGCTTACCCGGTAAATTTGATAAACAAGCCTAGGGTGATTAATGAAATATTGTCTTGGGGCCGTAGCGTCAATATCGTTGGTTTAGGAAGATGGGGGACGTGGGAGCATATGAATTCTGACGTTGCCGTAGCAAATGCGATCGAAGTTGCGCGTAGCTTGGTGGCTGGGATGTAG
- a CDS encoding glycosyltransferase, with amino-acid sequence MKISLCLLVWNELEGCRHDVPLLPLGEFDQVFAVDGGSTDGSVEYLESQGIRVFQQPKKGLNAAYIHAVDCCSGDAMVVFLPKGTIDPSTLKNFRPLLEGGYDLVVASRKIEGGRNEEDSKIFKPRKWGVLCLAFFASLLWRREGCFIRDVLHGYKGFSVEGFRRIAPLAHGLSIDIEMVIRAYKLRLKRIEFPVSEIERPHGETRFKILPTGIKLLKYLWEEINRRN; translated from the coding sequence ATGAAAATATCATTGTGTTTATTGGTATGGAATGAATTAGAGGGGTGCAGGCATGATGTCCCACTGCTACCTCTCGGGGAATTTGATCAAGTTTTTGCTGTTGATGGAGGAAGTACTGACGGTTCAGTTGAGTATTTAGAATCTCAAGGGATTAGGGTTTTTCAGCAACCGAAGAAAGGTTTGAATGCAGCTTATATTCATGCTGTTGACTGTTGTTCTGGTGACGCGATGGTTGTTTTTCTTCCGAAGGGGACAATTGATCCTTCTACCCTTAAAAATTTTAGACCATTGTTAGAGGGTGGATACGATTTAGTGGTTGCAAGTCGGAAAATTGAGGGGGGAAGGAACGAGGAGGACAGTAAGATATTTAAACCTCGTAAATGGGGGGTATTGTGTTTAGCATTTTTTGCTTCATTGCTCTGGCGTAGAGAAGGCTGCTTCATACGAGATGTCTTACATGGATATAAAGGTTTTTCAGTCGAAGGGTTTAGGCGAATAGCGCCTTTGGCTCATGGTTTGTCGATTGATATTGAAATGGTTATTCGCGCGTATAAACTGCGTCTAAAAAGAATTGAATTTCCTGTCAGCGAGATTGAACGCCCTCATGGAGAAACTCGCTTTAAAATCCTACCTACTGGTATAAAGCTTCTTAAGTATCTTTGGGAAGAAATAAACAGAAGGAATTAA
- a CDS encoding acyltransferase family protein — protein sequence MKYSSGLDGLRGISVVFVILYHYGYLRFGWIGVQMFFVLSGYLITNILLEDKKSDHYYYNFYSKRILRIFPLYFFYIMLLTILFAVVRQPDDYEGNIKWLITFTYNIKRMFFGEGVSLFFTHFWSLSVEEQFYLFWPFIVYKFSELRLKCILVLLLVGVPGLRYLLVEIASIWNNDSWWLGSLVYNSTFCQMDAFAVGAIIATIGVNNIHIRIKNIAYLTLAFLITGLTIAYCINGSSVIYSFSEKTQYLKPEYLVENGYMHVWFYSAINLLTGFMIMETLTNSRTIIDNKIMVYIGKISYGVYVYHLPLLWLVKRYVDFNTIKFNIIGSLLFVLYFVVVIGISALSYHFLEYRFLKLKKIIVKA from the coding sequence ATGAAGTACTCTAGTGGATTGGATGGACTTAGGGGGATATCGGTTGTATTCGTGATTCTTTATCATTACGGATATCTTCGATTTGGTTGGATCGGGGTCCAGATGTTTTTTGTTTTGTCGGGATATCTTATTACAAATATATTATTGGAAGACAAAAAGTCTGATCATTATTATTATAATTTCTATTCAAAGCGAATATTGAGGATATTTCCGCTCTATTTTTTTTATATCATGTTGTTGACGATATTATTTGCTGTTGTCCGACAACCCGATGATTATGAGGGTAATATTAAATGGCTGATTACTTTTACATACAATATAAAAAGAATGTTCTTCGGTGAAGGTGTCTCGTTATTTTTCACTCATTTTTGGTCATTATCTGTAGAAGAACAATTTTATTTATTTTGGCCATTTATTGTCTATAAATTCTCAGAGCTACGGTTGAAATGTATACTAGTTTTATTGTTGGTAGGTGTCCCTGGTCTTCGTTATTTGCTGGTTGAAATTGCATCAATATGGAATAATGACAGTTGGTGGTTAGGAAGTCTAGTATATAATTCAACATTTTGCCAAATGGATGCATTTGCTGTAGGTGCAATAATTGCTACAATTGGTGTAAATAACATACATATAAGAATAAAAAATATCGCGTATTTGACATTAGCATTTTTAATTACAGGATTGACTATTGCGTATTGCATTAATGGGTCAAGTGTAATCTATTCGTTTTCAGAAAAAACGCAATATTTAAAACCAGAGTACCTGGTAGAGAACGGGTATATGCATGTTTGGTTTTATTCAGCAATCAATTTATTAACTGGATTCATGATAATGGAAACATTGACTAATTCTAGAACAATCATTGATAATAAGATCATGGTTTATATTGGTAAAATATCATATGGGGTTTATGTATATCATTTACCTTTGTTGTGGCTGGTTAAAAGGTATGTTGACTTTAATACAATTAAATTCAACATAATTGGAAGTTTATTATTTGTTTTATATTTTGTTGTTGTGATCGGAATTTCGGCCTTAAGTTACCACTTTTTAGAATATCGCTTTCTTAAACTGAAGAAGATAATTGTTAAGGCTTGA
- a CDS encoding methyltransferase domain-containing protein, whose translation MREIFNIELQQIFNRNMPIVIELGCGRNKTPGRIGIDRLNMPGVDIVADIEQGLPFFPDNSVDEIHSRSFFEHVENLEGLMREIVRVLKPDGTCHLFVPHFSNPYYYSDYTHNKFMGLYTFYYFVDDIYQLRRKVPNFYTDIRIRVVSQKLVIANPFKRLSLFKKPLEVIFNCNSMFQEFYEANLCWICPCYGLDLVFKADK comes from the coding sequence ATGAGAGAAATATTCAATATAGAGCTTCAGCAAATATTCAACCGTAATATGCCTATTGTTATAGAACTTGGATGTGGCAGAAATAAAACCCCAGGCCGTATAGGGATAGACCGGCTTAATATGCCCGGTGTTGATATTGTGGCTGATATTGAGCAGGGGTTACCATTTTTCCCCGACAACTCGGTTGACGAAATTCATTCAAGAAGTTTCTTTGAGCATGTGGAGAACCTTGAAGGGTTGATGCGTGAGATCGTTCGTGTTCTCAAGCCTGACGGGACCTGCCATCTTTTTGTACCCCATTTTTCCAACCCATATTACTATTCCGATTACACGCACAACAAGTTTATGGGGCTCTATACCTTTTATTACTTTGTCGATGACATATATCAGTTACGGAGAAAAGTGCCAAATTTTTACACCGACATAAGGATTAGAGTAGTCTCTCAAAAGCTGGTTATTGCTAATCCATTTAAGCGTCTGAGCTTGTTTAAGAAGCCTCTGGAAGTGATCTTTAACTGCAATAGCATGTTCCAAGAATTTTACGAGGCAAATCTTTGTTGGATCTGTCCTTGTTACGGGCTTGACCTGGTTTTTAAGGCTGACAAATAA
- a CDS encoding glycosyltransferase has translation MLSILKTFFGKATTKGAIPAVGEAVPNVGWILLGDINTGSSRIHGINIHNFLLKRGIASTIFQTNPSMKHFLTLTTAERDNLLDSGITVLIFQKVYGKEAVFLAEAAKKRGIKTVFLVSDILDKEMDQMVKAVDYLVVTSGFLRTHYCGKYGIMPIAIDDALEIDEDIVKVHEKTDTIQLVWVGHEFNWKTLDIVHEALRQLDDPRYSLKTISNHPAADVAWDLKTVHSEILSGDVVVIPTIDNICWKVKSNNRLTMCMALGMPVIASEMPAYEKIIKNGHNGFMARTIDDWVRYLVDLKDVGLREKIGAEARRTVIPRYSIDVIGEEWILKLSSMVNS, from the coding sequence ATGCTTTCTATTCTCAAGACATTTTTCGGCAAAGCAACAACTAAGGGTGCAATTCCTGCGGTGGGAGAAGCCGTTCCTAATGTCGGCTGGATTCTTCTTGGCGATATCAATACCGGCAGTTCAAGAATCCATGGAATAAACATCCATAATTTCCTTTTGAAAAGAGGGATCGCTTCCACCATATTCCAGACCAACCCTTCTATGAAGCACTTCCTGACTTTGACAACGGCAGAACGGGACAATTTGCTTGATTCGGGAATTACCGTTCTTATTTTTCAGAAAGTGTACGGGAAAGAAGCTGTTTTTTTGGCTGAAGCTGCAAAGAAAAGAGGAATTAAGACAGTATTCCTTGTTTCAGATATTCTTGATAAAGAGATGGATCAAATGGTTAAGGCAGTTGATTACCTGGTGGTGACATCAGGGTTTTTGCGGACGCATTATTGTGGGAAATATGGGATAATGCCTATAGCTATTGACGATGCTCTGGAGATCGATGAAGATATAGTTAAAGTGCATGAAAAGACTGATACTATCCAACTTGTATGGGTAGGGCACGAGTTTAATTGGAAAACTCTGGATATAGTTCATGAAGCGCTACGGCAGCTTGATGACCCTCGCTATTCGTTAAAGACCATATCAAACCACCCTGCCGCTGATGTGGCATGGGATCTCAAAACAGTTCACAGTGAAATACTTTCAGGTGATGTCGTTGTTATTCCCACCATTGATAACATTTGCTGGAAGGTAAAATCAAACAACAGGCTCACCATGTGCATGGCTCTTGGAATGCCTGTTATTGCCTCAGAAATGCCGGCATATGAGAAGATCATCAAAAACGGGCACAATGGGTTCATGGCCAGGACTATTGATGATTGGGTAAGGTACTTGGTTGATTTGAAGGACGTAGGGCTTCGTGAAAAAATCGGTGCCGAGGCCCGCAGGACCGTGATCCCTCGCTATTCTATCGACGTCATAGGTGAAGAATGGATTTTAAAGCTCAGTAGTATGGTGAACTCCTGA